The Papaver somniferum cultivar HN1 chromosome 3, ASM357369v1, whole genome shotgun sequence genome includes a region encoding these proteins:
- the LOC113357174 gene encoding uncharacterized protein LOC113357174, which produces MTLVAFFTLTDMKDGLLTPAKIEEWIAILKNENLYAPKNMSEAARQWCTAASTLASTENKDSLDQFVRLDGLFLLNKWLRQTSNSNEISDGSVEESIRLILGALMKLPVGRETCDTSGIRTTVNNLLGHKCAKVQEIAKSLFDSWNGGGNDSEAYQQNVVNENQICTEVKAIPADSGSVGHGPLRENADEKSHLAAKPVGGVLQHTGSSGSFQSGSLKDVQVSASSEIPTTMTLKNEDLNEGDAQSRSILPSPPPATKSPVKESSLDQEAAVPVSSSHSQDPIENNFEEESKEAPAHETKTITCGLEKTGEEKLHFASSTTVPEPRIFSSDPPSKALQSSGPSVLCHVDAKDKDPLPKKTTTTAAENGPSALAFNPKSEVLTSGILKQLSSKMEIKSTSQMDGYSNALANSPIDRSNLRKQENQETTNSRKQCANAVNHGKELTGKLVLKEQGGKTRSSTACNVSSTIGSSKLSNIADKNKLDMELDFMIDDALEVATQVAKEVRRQVVDYREPVCGSSSDNNSDAGGVFEPKSPDSINGELHSVTGRSSEMSTGENLSAGSNQEDDHSTNSENMGEPRDSAAGQDLPQVTADAHVPEGKTEKSMCDFDLNDEVSSEEVNHQRISNSPPAKFASPSKLVKSDFTAEPPLCFVEEQGSKRSAAASEKTVSAEECSPSFKQRQDFRGIDLNLMEGDKSEAVGLVVEKQIPVSSGLPSGESCVDVNSRKVDRLELDLNLDGDNENMPSSDWRTEGRFAGSHLDSRQTLFTSASSSLKQASLKNIDLNEVDFGTSSFQRKNSHGGFQVEKGPIISIMGTRVEVRRNEFPPQTLSFLPNGQATGSSMMDVSLRGLSGPAVGAQPAIAFAPSPSLMFDYGGLTMGHTVPPSFSMYGAAASAPYAVDYRGAPVAPELMGFMEAGPSSYSRPYLMSMGNQSSPLDGVGPSTRPVLDLNFGLTLAAPVADGEFRESGGGLRQLLSTPGNGSLVEQQQQMRLSLQPLSSGLGLKRSEPDSGWDGHPVNFKHQSQWR; this is translated from the coding sequence ATGACGTTAGTAGCCTTTTTCACCCTTACTGATATGAAGGATGGGCTCTTGACCCCTGCTAAAATTGAAGAATGGATTGCCATTTTGAAGAACGAGAACTTATATGCGCCAAAGAACATGAGTGAAGCTGCTAGACAATGGTGTACTGCTGCCAGTACCTTGGCATCCACGGAGAATAAAGATAGTCTTGATCAATTTGTTCGGTTGGATGGATTGTTCCTACTAAACAAATGGCTTCGGCAAACATCCAACAGTAACGAGATAAGTGACGGCTCTGTTGAAGAATCAATCAGATTAATATTAGGAGCACTTATGAAGCTGCCTGTAGGTAGGGAAACTTGTGATACTTCTGGAATCAGGACAACAGTCAATAATCTCCTTGGGCATAAGTGCGCTAAGGTTCAAGAAATTGCAAAGAGTCTGTTTGATAGTTGGAACGGAGGTGGGAACGACAGCGAAGCATATCAGCAGAATGTTGTgaatgaaaaccaaatttgtaCAGAGGTAAAGGCAATACCCGCGGATAGTGGCTCGGTGGGTCATGGTCCACTCCGAGAAAATGCTGATGAAAAAAGTCACCTTGCTGCGAAACCAGTTGGTGGGGTGTTGCAACATACTGGCAGCTCAGGTAGTTTTCAGTCAGGAAGCCTTAAAGATGTCCAGGTTTCTGCTTCCAGTGAAATACCTACAACCATGACTTTGAAGAATGAGGATCTGAATGAAGGTGATGCTCAGTCTCGGTCAATTTTGCCCAGTCCTCCTCCAGCAACAAAATCTCCTGTGAAGGAATCCTCTTTGGACCAAGAAGCAGCGGTACCTGTTTCTAGTTCTCATTCTCAAGATCCAATAGAAAATAATTTTGAAGAAGAGTCCAAAGAGGCTCCAGCTCATGAGACGAAGACCATCACATGTGGCCTAGAAAAAACTGGTGAAGAGAAGCTGCATTTTGCTTCATCGACAACTGTTCCTGAACCTCGTATTTTCTCTAGTGATCCTCCTTCAAAGGCTTTACAATCTTCAGGGCCATCTGTCCTATGCCATGTTGATGCCAAAGACAAAGATCCCCTTCCAAAGAAGACTACCACAACTGCTGCTGAGAATGGTCCCAGTGCCTTGGCTTTCAACCCAAAAAGTGAGGTGCTTACTTCCGGGATCCTAAAACAGTTGAGTAGCAAAATGGAGATCAAGTCTACATCTCAGATGGATGGATATTCTAATGCATTAGCAAACTCACCTATTGATCGCTCTAACTTGAGGAAGCAAGAGAATCAAGAGACTACCAATTCGAGGAAGCAGTGTGCTAATGCAGTTAACCATGGGAAAGAGCTAACTGGTAAGTTAGTTTTGAAGGAGCAAGGTGGGAAGACTAGATCTTCAACAGCCTGTAATGTATCAAGTACTATTGGTAGTTCAAAACTCTCAAATATAGCCGATAAGAATAAATTGGATATGGAACTTGACTTTATGATTGATGATGCACTCGAAGTTGCTACCCAAGTTGCTAAAGAAGTTCGAAGACAAGTAGTGGATTACAGGGAACCAGTCTGCGGGTCCTCTTCTGACAACAATTCTGATGCTGGGGGAGTCTTCGAGCCAAAGAGCCCCGATTCAATAAATGGAGAGCTCCATTCAGTCACGGGACGATCTAGTGAAATGTCAACTGGCGAAAATCTCTCGGCTGGTTCAAATCAAGAGGATGATCATTCAACAAATTCGGAAAACATGGGCGAACCTAGAGATTCTGCCGCTGGCCAGGACTTACCTCAGGTCACTGCAGATGCTCACGTGCCAGAAGGGAAGACTGAGAAAAGCATGTGCGACTTTGATCTGAATGACGAGGTTTCTTCGGAGGAAGTAAATCATCAAAGAATTTCAAACTCTCCCCCAGCAAAGTTTGCTTCTCCCTCAAAACTAGTAAAATCCGATTTTACTGCAGAACCCCCTCTGTGTTTTGTCGAGGAACAAGGATCAAAAAGATCTGCTGCAGCAAGTGAGAAGACAGTCTCAGCTGAAGAGTGCAGCCCGAGTTTCAAGCAGAGACAGGATTTTCGAGGTATTGACTTGAATTTGATGGAAGGAGATAAAAGTGAAGCTGTTGGCTTGGTAGTTGAGAAACAAATCCCAGTCTCATCAGGCCTACCTTCTGGGGAATCTTGCGTAGATGTGAATTCAAGAAAAGTCGATAGATTGGAGTTGGACCTAAACCTCGATGGTGACAACGAGAACATGCCATCATCAGATTGGAGGACAGAGGGACGATTTGCTGGCAGTCATCTGGATTCCCGTCAGACCCTATTCACTTCTGCATCATCATCACTGAAGCAGGCTTCTTTGAAGAACATCGACTTGAATGAAGTTGATTTTGGTACATCTTCCTTCCAAAGAAAGAATTCTCATGGTGGGTTTCAGGTGGAGAAAGGTCCTATTATTTCTATCATGGGTACAAGGGTGGAGGTAAGGAGGAATGAGTTCCCTCCCCAGACTCTGTCTTTCCTCCCAAATGGACAGGCTACAGGTAGTTCCATGATGGATGTCAGTCTAAGAGGATTATCAGGGCCTGCAGTAGGGGCACAACCTGCTATCGCTTTTGCACCCTCCCCGTCTTTGATGTTTGATTATGGTGGGCTTACAATGGGGCATACTGTTCCTCCTTCCTTCTCTATGTATGGAGCAGCTGCCTCTGCACCTTATGCTGTAGATTATAGAGGAGCCCCTGTGGCACCAGAGCTGATGGGCTTCATGGAGGCTGGTCCGTCATCTTACTCCCGACCATATCTTATGAGCATGGGGAACCAATCATCTCCTCTTGATGGGGTTGGTCCCTCTACAAGGCCAGTACTTGACCTGAACTTTGGGCTGACATTAGCAGCACCAGTGGCAGATGGTGAGTTTAGGGAATCAGGTGGTGGGTTGAGGCAGCTTTTAAGTACTCCTGGGAATGGTTCTTtagtggagcagcagcagcaaatgaGGTTAAGTCTTCAGCCGCTGAGTTCAGGGCTTGGGTTGAAAAGGAGTGAACCAGATTCAGGGTGGGATGGGCACCCTGTCAATTTCAAGCATCAGTCACAGTGGCGCTAG